In the Chroococcidiopsis sp. SAG 2025 genome, one interval contains:
- a CDS encoding efflux RND transporter permease subunit, whose product MFVDFFIKRPVFASVCTIIILLAGAISIPTLPAAQYPEISPPQVNVTANYTGASAEIVENTVTTVLEREINGVRGQRYISSSSNNDGSSSISVTFEPTRDQDLAAVDVQNRVSIAQAQLPEAVQRTGVTVTKRSSTLLLALGLFSEQNKYDPIFLSNYADLYLVDALKRIEGVGDITIFGERRYAMRVWLDPNLLASRNLTAQDVVAALNEQNIQVGAGRLGQQPLPNDQQYQIDVRAQSRLQDASEFENIVLKTGADGTLVRLKDVGRAELGAENYDSFLRFRGQDAVGLGVYQLPGSNALEVASAVKAEIQRLSQSFPPGMRYDVAFDTTLFVQESLSEVVITLLIAIALVITVIFLFLQNWRIAVIPAITIPVALIGTFAFIKVFGFSINSLTLFGLTLATGMVVDDAIVVVEDISRLLQQENMEPRQAASVAMHELLGAVIATSLVLMAVFIPVAFFPGTTGVLYRQFALTIAFSIAISTFLAITITPSLAGILLRREQTTGGWLGRVFHQINRFLDWLRRGYQKILHRLVRIKYIVLALFAAAIAFTAWLFVTVPTAFLPEEDQGYFITLVQGPPGVSLNYTDDVMRRVETQILKIPEVQSTFTVGGFSFSGNTANNGIIFTSLKPWDERKGTGQSVQAITQKLGGQLAAIPQARIIPTNPPAIPGLGSIGGFQFQLQDRGNVGLDTLLQTANQLIGRASQTEGLQRVFTTFTANTPQVIVEVNRNQAKALQVSIDDIYNTLQTFLGSQYVNDFNLEQRSYRVYVQADGQFRNNPDDIRQLYVRSAQGRMISLANLVKITPTTGAQTINRYNLFRSIEITGSAAEGFSSGEAIQKMEQITAEVLPPNIGYEWSGITAEELESGGQAPVIFGLGIVFVFLVLAAQYENYLDPFIILLAVPLAVLGALLALTLRGFPNDVYGQVGLVMLIGLASKNSILIVEFANQLRDRGLSITQAALEAAQERLRPILMTAISTLVGIFPLVVATGAGAGSRQSLGTAVFGGMLVATVLSLFVVPILYITFESFGDRWFHKGRKSKRSQQQLSDPARESEVTR is encoded by the coding sequence ATGTTCGTAGATTTCTTCATCAAGCGCCCTGTCTTTGCTAGCGTCTGTACCATCATCATTCTGTTGGCAGGAGCGATTAGCATTCCCACGCTACCTGCTGCCCAGTACCCCGAAATTAGTCCGCCTCAAGTCAATGTCACGGCAAACTACACTGGAGCTAGTGCAGAAATTGTCGAAAACACTGTTACAACTGTATTAGAGCGGGAAATTAACGGCGTTCGCGGTCAGAGGTACATTAGTTCTAGCAGTAACAACGATGGTAGCAGCTCGATTTCAGTCACGTTCGAGCCGACTCGCGATCAAGATTTGGCAGCAGTTGACGTACAAAATCGCGTATCCATCGCCCAAGCACAGTTACCAGAAGCAGTGCAGCGAACGGGGGTGACTGTAACAAAGCGGTCTAGCACTCTATTGTTGGCACTCGGGCTGTTTTCCGAACAGAACAAATACGACCCGATCTTTTTAAGTAATTATGCCGATCTCTACCTCGTAGATGCTCTGAAAAGAATCGAGGGCGTTGGCGATATTACAATTTTCGGCGAGCGCAGATATGCGATGCGCGTGTGGTTAGACCCTAACTTACTCGCCAGTCGCAATCTTACAGCACAAGATGTAGTCGCGGCGCTCAACGAACAAAATATTCAAGTTGGTGCGGGGCGCTTGGGTCAACAGCCGCTCCCTAACGACCAACAATATCAAATTGACGTGCGGGCGCAAAGTCGCCTGCAAGATGCCTCCGAATTTGAAAATATCGTCCTCAAAACTGGTGCAGATGGGACGTTGGTGAGGTTGAAAGATGTCGGTCGGGCAGAATTAGGAGCAGAAAACTACGATTCCTTCTTGCGATTCAGGGGACAAGATGCTGTAGGCTTGGGGGTTTACCAGTTACCTGGTAGTAATGCCTTGGAAGTTGCTAGTGCAGTTAAAGCTGAAATTCAAAGACTGTCGCAAAGTTTCCCTCCAGGCATGAGATATGATGTTGCCTTTGACACGACTTTATTCGTGCAAGAATCGCTTTCTGAAGTCGTAATTACGCTACTGATTGCGATCGCTCTAGTTATTACTGTCATCTTCCTGTTTCTGCAAAATTGGCGAATTGCCGTCATTCCTGCGATTACAATTCCTGTCGCTTTGATCGGTACATTTGCTTTTATCAAAGTTTTCGGATTTTCGATTAATAGCTTGACGCTGTTTGGTCTAACTTTAGCTACGGGGATGGTGGTAGACGATGCGATCGTCGTAGTTGAAGATATTTCCCGCTTGTTGCAACAAGAAAACATGGAGCCGCGTCAAGCTGCATCGGTAGCGATGCACGAACTACTAGGTGCAGTCATTGCCACGTCTTTAGTGTTGATGGCGGTGTTTATTCCCGTAGCTTTCTTCCCAGGCACTACAGGGGTATTGTACCGTCAATTCGCGCTGACAATCGCCTTTTCGATCGCCATCTCTACCTTTCTTGCTATTACGATTACGCCTTCTTTAGCAGGTATTTTACTGCGACGAGAACAAACTACAGGCGGCTGGTTAGGTCGAGTTTTTCACCAAATCAATCGTTTTCTTGACTGGTTGCGCCGCGGTTATCAAAAAATTCTCCATCGCCTAGTCAGAATCAAATACATCGTTTTGGCGCTATTTGCTGCTGCGATCGCCTTTACAGCTTGGTTGTTCGTAACTGTGCCTACGGCTTTTTTACCAGAGGAAGACCAAGGATATTTTATTACATTGGTGCAGGGTCCGCCTGGAGTTTCTTTAAACTATACAGATGATGTGATGCGGCGAGTTGAAACGCAAATTCTCAAAATTCCCGAGGTGCAATCGACTTTTACTGTCGGTGGTTTTAGTTTTAGCGGCAATACTGCTAATAATGGAATTATTTTTACCTCGCTCAAACCTTGGGATGAACGTAAAGGTACGGGGCAGTCAGTTCAAGCGATTACGCAGAAGTTAGGCGGACAATTAGCAGCAATTCCGCAAGCAAGAATTATTCCCACAAATCCGCCGGCAATTCCTGGTTTGGGTAGCATTGGTGGCTTTCAATTTCAATTACAAGACAGAGGGAATGTTGGTTTAGATACCTTATTACAAACAGCTAATCAATTAATCGGTAGAGCCAGTCAAACAGAGGGATTGCAAAGAGTATTTACAACTTTTACTGCTAATACACCACAGGTAATAGTAGAAGTTAATCGCAACCAAGCTAAAGCACTACAAGTTTCTATTGACGATATTTATAACACGTTGCAGACCTTTTTAGGTTCGCAGTACGTGAATGATTTTAATTTAGAACAGCGCAGCTATCGCGTTTACGTACAAGCAGATGGACAGTTTCGTAATAATCCCGATGATATTCGCCAGCTCTACGTGCGATCGGCACAGGGAAGGATGATTTCCTTAGCTAATTTAGTTAAGATTACTCCGACAACCGGAGCGCAAACAATTAATCGTTACAATTTATTTCGCTCGATTGAAATCACTGGTTCGGCGGCTGAAGGTTTCAGTTCTGGCGAAGCAATTCAAAAGATGGAACAAATTACTGCTGAGGTGCTACCACCTAATATTGGTTATGAATGGTCGGGAATTACGGCGGAGGAATTAGAGTCTGGCGGACAAGCACCAGTCATTTTTGGGTTAGGAATCGTTTTTGTCTTTCTAGTTTTAGCAGCTCAGTATGAAAATTATCTCGATCCTTTCATTATTCTCTTAGCTGTACCGCTAGCTGTTCTGGGTGCATTATTGGCTCTAACTTTACGCGGTTTTCCCAATGATGTCTACGGTCAAGTTGGGTTAGTGATGTTAATTGGTTTAGCAAGTAAAAATTCAATTTTAATTGTAGAATTTGCCAATCAATTGCGCGACCGCGGGTTGTCAATTACGCAAGCAGCTTTAGAAGCGGCTCAAGAACGCTTGCGACCGATTTTGATGACGGCAATTTCTACTCTAGTGGGAATTTTCCCCTTAGTTGTAGCGACTGGAGCGGGAGCGGGTAGTCGTCAATCTTTAGGTACGGCTGTATTTGGTGGAATGCTGGTAGCTACGGTTTTGAGTTTGTTTGTCGTACCGATTTTGTACATTACATTTGAGTCATTTGGCGATCGCTGGTTTCATAAAGGTCGCAAGTCTAAACGTTCTCAACAACAATTATCAGATCCAGCACGGGAGTCAGAAGTCACTCGCTAA
- a CDS encoding efflux RND transporter periplasmic adaptor subunit, producing the protein MSHSDSKRTEPENQTIKPEDDTVSRSGNVVSVEKTGEVQDNSPPERVRTKPSSRQKRKWVSIIGAIAILLGGGFLGWQWWQRQEQGQSPPGQSQPRTVPVNTATVTSGTIIESSEFIANLESRQSVTLLPQVQGRVAQIYVQPGTQVKAGQPLVQIDPDEQQASVSGAVAAAAAARAQVATAQATLRSLRAERQATLSDLRLSQEQYKRYSALAGQGAVSRETRDQYYNQLQTARANLNAIDKQIEAQTSAVAQAQQAVQQAEANTNQARVQLQYFQVNAPFAGTVGAIPVKVGDLVTPSTQLTTVTQNQPLEVNVSIPRERVAQVEIGTLVELLNEQGEQIGTSKVFFISPQVTNDTQSVLIKALFANSPTQIRADSFVRARVIWNQRQGILIPTTAVSRVAGQTFVYVVQQTKSPEGQTQLTARQQPVKLGDIQGNSYQVRSGLQPGDRIVTSGLLNLRDGAAIAPVPEQGAGTSWEQGAGEES; encoded by the coding sequence ATGAGCCATTCGGATTCTAAACGCACGGAACCAGAAAATCAAACGATAAAGCCAGAGGATGATACAGTATCTCGCTCTGGAAATGTAGTATCGGTCGAAAAAACTGGTGAGGTGCAAGACAATTCCCCTCCCGAGCGAGTACGGACAAAACCTTCCTCTAGACAGAAGCGCAAGTGGGTATCAATTATAGGCGCGATCGCTATCCTTCTGGGTGGGGGCTTTTTGGGTTGGCAGTGGTGGCAGCGTCAAGAGCAAGGTCAGTCACCACCAGGACAAAGCCAGCCACGGACTGTCCCCGTCAACACGGCAACAGTTACCTCTGGCACTATAATTGAAAGTTCGGAATTTATTGCTAATTTGGAGTCGCGGCAGTCGGTGACTCTTTTGCCGCAAGTTCAGGGACGAGTCGCGCAAATTTACGTCCAACCAGGTACTCAAGTCAAAGCTGGGCAACCGCTGGTGCAAATCGATCCTGACGAGCAACAAGCCTCCGTATCGGGTGCAGTTGCGGCAGCAGCAGCGGCTCGCGCTCAAGTCGCAACGGCGCAAGCTACATTGCGATCGCTCAGAGCAGAAAGGCAAGCCACTCTATCCGATCTAAGACTGAGCCAAGAGCAGTACAAACGATATTCTGCTCTAGCTGGTCAAGGAGCAGTATCGCGAGAGACGAGAGACCAATATTACAACCAACTGCAAACAGCCCGCGCTAATTTGAATGCGATCGACAAGCAAATCGAAGCGCAGACATCGGCAGTCGCTCAAGCTCAACAAGCCGTACAGCAAGCAGAGGCAAATACTAACCAAGCGCGAGTGCAACTGCAATACTTCCAAGTCAACGCTCCCTTCGCAGGTACGGTAGGCGCGATTCCCGTCAAAGTTGGCGATCTCGTCACGCCTTCGACTCAACTAACCACCGTGACTCAAAATCAACCTTTAGAAGTGAATGTCTCTATCCCACGGGAACGGGTGGCACAAGTGGAGATCGGTACGCTAGTAGAATTATTAAACGAACAGGGAGAGCAAATCGGTACGAGCAAGGTATTTTTTATCTCGCCCCAAGTGACAAACGACACGCAATCGGTCTTAATTAAAGCATTATTTGCCAATTCCCCTACCCAAATCCGAGCCGATAGCTTTGTCCGCGCCAGAGTGATTTGGAACCAGCGACAAGGAATTCTGATTCCCACAACAGCAGTATCGCGGGTTGCAGGGCAAACATTTGTCTATGTGGTACAACAGACAAAATCCCCAGAGGGGCAAACTCAACTAACGGCTCGACAGCAACCAGTGAAGTTAGGTGATATTCAAGGCAATAGCTACCAAGTGCGATCGGGATTGCAACCAGGAGACAGAATCGTTACCTCTGGTTTACTCAACCTCAGAGATGGCGCTGCGATCGCCCCCGTGCCAGAGCAGGGAGCAGGGACGAGCTGGGAGCAGGGAGCAGGGGAAGAGAGCTGA